One segment of Shewanella piezotolerans WP3 DNA contains the following:
- a CDS encoding NAD(P)/FAD-dependent oxidoreductase: MKEYDDEHRGTIAIVGAGIVGLAAAIELQRKGFDVTIIDKEGAGSGASKGNAGHFATEQVFPLADPTILPKLPGMLMDPLGPFRIQPRYFVKALPWFMRFLANMLPRRRAKNTQAITALNQSSIAAMKQLVSFCHCEELLTLNGSLLVFENTPLDEVNKELSAYANAGVEVQLLDGAQVRKLEPSLSKTITHALYFTHVGHTSDPYRLCKALESKFNALGGKLVTEELVKVAVAKTSSTIQLDMATGATQQIKRLVIAAGAWSKPFAKQLGYSVPLESERGYHLMMPQISTLSRPVASYNRKFIITPMTDGTRLAGTVEFGGLKAPLVAARADCLFTHGKALLPTLFESATVTDGERWMGFRPSLPDSLPVIGRSQKQSNVFFSFGHQHLGLTWSALTGKLLAQEVAGEQSNIDLQPYRIDRFV, encoded by the coding sequence ATGAAAGAATACGACGATGAGCATCGCGGAACGATTGCTATAGTTGGTGCGGGTATTGTTGGACTCGCTGCAGCAATTGAGCTTCAACGAAAAGGATTTGATGTCACTATTATAGATAAAGAAGGAGCAGGGTCTGGCGCTTCTAAGGGGAATGCGGGGCACTTTGCTACTGAGCAAGTCTTTCCATTAGCTGATCCCACTATTCTTCCAAAACTACCGGGAATGCTAATGGATCCTTTAGGGCCTTTTAGAATTCAACCTAGATATTTTGTTAAAGCGCTGCCATGGTTCATGCGGTTTTTGGCCAATATGTTACCAAGACGCCGAGCTAAAAATACACAGGCTATCACGGCACTTAACCAAAGCTCTATTGCTGCGATGAAGCAGCTCGTTAGCTTTTGTCATTGTGAGGAGTTATTGACCCTTAATGGTAGTTTGCTTGTTTTTGAAAATACGCCTTTAGATGAAGTAAATAAAGAATTATCAGCATATGCGAATGCCGGGGTTGAAGTGCAATTACTTGATGGGGCACAAGTTAGAAAGCTTGAACCCTCTTTGAGTAAAACGATCACTCATGCTTTGTATTTCACTCACGTCGGCCATACCAGTGATCCTTATCGTTTGTGTAAGGCTCTAGAGTCAAAATTTAATGCATTAGGTGGAAAGCTCGTTACTGAAGAGCTGGTCAAAGTTGCCGTTGCAAAAACAAGTTCGACAATACAGTTAGATATGGCTACAGGAGCAACTCAGCAAATCAAAAGACTCGTTATCGCTGCAGGTGCATGGTCAAAACCTTTTGCTAAGCAGTTAGGCTACTCTGTTCCATTAGAATCAGAGCGAGGTTATCATTTAATGATGCCACAAATAAGCACGCTGTCACGCCCTGTAGCCTCCTATAACCGTAAGTTTATCATTACGCCTATGACTGACGGAACTCGTCTGGCGGGAACGGTTGAGTTTGGCGGATTAAAGGCACCTCTAGTTGCAGCAAGAGCAGATTGTTTGTTTACTCATGGAAAAGCGCTACTGCCTACATTGTTTGAAAGTGCAACGGTTACCGACGGTGAACGTTGGATGGGATTTCGCCCCTCTTTGCCTGATAGCTTGCCTGTAATCGGCCGTAGCCAGAAACAGTCGAATGTGTTCTTTTCATTTGGTCATCAGCACTTAGGGTTAACTTGGTCTGCTTTGACAGGTAAGTTGTTGGCGCAAGAGGTAGCTGGTGAACAATCAAATATCGACCTGCAACCTTATAGAATAGATAGGTTTGTTTGA